In a single window of the Sulfurimonas sp. hsl 1-7 genome:
- a CDS encoding fructosamine kinase family protein — MMQKMFIKHNQSSKEEAEGLTLLQNALQENSYISVPDFNLVNENELHIEYIKEVQPTKEHFTALGKGLALLHQKSYEYYGYEKDNYIGLNPQKNTVSKDWGSFFVEYRLEYQISLIKNYELQKSFSELLQSNKNELQDFLNFHTKHPSLVHGDLWSGNVLYGKDTVWLIDPATYFGDREVDIAMSEMFGGFSSAFYESYEKAYPKSKAYNTKKIIYNLYHYLNHYNLFGSGYLRGCEDGFXLNFHTKHPSLVHGDLWSGNVLYGKDTVWLIDPATYFGDREVDIAMSEMFGGFSSAFYESYEKAYPKSKAYNTKKIIYNLYHYLNHYNLFGSGYLRGCEDGGEVIGKI; from the coding sequence ATGATGCAAAAAATGTTTATCAAACATAATCAGTCGTCAAAAGAAGAGGCAGAGGGGTTAACACTTCTGCAAAATGCACTGCAAGAGAACTCCTATATCTCAGTACCTGATTTTAACTTGGTGAATGAGAATGAACTCCACATAGAGTATATAAAGGAGGTGCAGCCAACTAAAGAACACTTTACAGCTCTTGGCAAAGGTCTTGCACTGCTGCATCAGAAGAGTTATGAATATTACGGTTATGAGAAAGATAATTACATTGGCCTTAACCCCCAAAAAAATACAGTTTCAAAAGATTGGGGAAGTTTTTTTGTGGAGTACAGGCTTGAGTACCAAATCTCACTTATTAAAAACTACGAGCTTCAAAAGAGTTTTTCAGAACTGCTACAAAGCAATAAAAACGAACTGCAAGATTTTCTAAATTTTCATACAAAACATCCAAGCCTTGTTCACGGAGATCTATGGAGTGGAAACGTACTTTATGGTAAAGATACTGTATGGCTGATTGATCCTGCTACTTATTTCGGTGACAGGGAAGTGGACATCGCTATGAGTGAGATGTTTGGAGGATTTTCTTCAGCTTTTTATGAAAGCTATGAGAAAGCCTATCCAAAGAGCAAAGCATATAATACAAAGAAAATTATCTATAACCTATACCACTATCTAAATCACTACAATCTCTTTGGCTCTGGATACCTAAGAGGATGTGAGGATGGTTTTNTTCTAAATTTTCATACAAAACATCCAAGCCTTGTTCACGGAGATCTATGGAGTGGAAACGTACTTTATGGTAAAGATACTGTATGGCTGATTGATCCTGCTACTTATTTCGGTGACAGGGAAGTGGACATCGCTATGAGTGAGATGTTTGGAGGATTTTCTTCAGCTTTTTATGAAAGCTATGAGAAAGCCTATCCAAAGAGCAAAGCATATAATACAAAGAAAATTATCTATAACCTATACCACTATCTAAATCACTACAATCTCTTTGGCTCTGGATACCTAAGAGGATGTGAGGATGGTGGGGAGGTGATTGGAAAAATTTAA
- a CDS encoding urea amidolyase associated protein UAAP1, with amino-acid sequence MITEHKNLKSETIVLDEVLPGGGKWSKIIKRGQKIRISTEDGLGSLSALFYNADNTAERFNSADTVKIQYNAFFEKGKVLYSELGHILFSITEDTTGGLMDAIAGMSNPRIVEKNFGNGTFGEIRNRYYKSDRENFLVELGKYGMGKRDVIPCMNFFRKVDVKEGSKLVLSQKHPKPGSYIELRAEMNVLLVLSNTPHVMESGEYNPSPVQLTIYNAEPMTADDFCMHYTPQAKRGFENNARYFA; translated from the coding sequence ATGATAACTGAACATAAAAATTTAAAATCGGAAACTATTGTTTTGGATGAAGTTCTTCCAGGCGGAGGAAAATGGTCAAAGATCATTAAACGTGGTCAAAAAATACGTATAAGTACGGAAGATGGGTTAGGCTCTCTTTCTGCACTTTTTTACAATGCAGACAATACGGCTGAGCGTTTTAACTCTGCCGATACTGTAAAGATTCAGTACAACGCTTTTTTCGAAAAAGGGAAAGTGCTTTATTCGGAACTGGGACATATTCTGTTTTCAATTACCGAAGATACTACAGGGGGACTTATGGATGCGATCGCAGGGATGAGTAATCCTCGTATCGTTGAAAAGAACTTTGGAAATGGAACATTTGGAGAGATCCGTAACCGTTACTATAAAAGTGACAGAGAAAACTTTCTTGTAGAGCTCGGAAAATACGGTATGGGTAAACGTGACGTTATCCCTTGTATGAATTTTTTTAGAAAAGTGGATGTAAAAGAGGGAAGCAAGCTTGTTCTTTCACAAAAGCATCCAAAACCGGGAAGCTACATAGAGCTTCGTGCAGAGATGAACGTTCTTTTAGTACTTTCAAACACTCCGCACGTAATGGAATCAGGCGAGTACAATCCAAGTCCTGTGCAGCTTACAATCTATAATGCAGAACCTATGACGGCAGATGATTTTTGTATGCATTATACACCGCAAGCTAAACGCGGTTTTGAAAATAACGCAAGATATTTTGCATAA
- the lipA gene encoding lipoyl synthase — protein sequence MQYTFKRKPEWLRKKINFSINKELESLLEEHNISTVCQEAMCPNISECFSKKQATFFIMGTECTRRCSFCAVDKGHPKPLDSNEPQNIAQAVKIMGLKHVVITSPTRDDLSDGGALHFCKTVQAIKELDNSIVVEILIPDLQGDSEALKKVANCGADIIAHNIETISRLYHIRKGASYNRSLDVLKMLKEYNPKIATKSGIMVGLGEKREEILELMQHLLDVGCQYFSIGQYLQPSQKHENIVEYVEPNEFEALKIIGLDMGFRYIQSSPYTRSSYMAHQYLEQQNG from the coding sequence ATGCAGTACACGTTTAAAAGAAAGCCGGAGTGGCTGAGAAAAAAGATCAATTTTAGTATCAATAAAGAGTTGGAATCGCTTCTAGAGGAACATAACATAAGTACAGTATGTCAAGAAGCGATGTGCCCCAATATTAGTGAGTGTTTCTCAAAAAAGCAGGCCACTTTTTTCATTATGGGTACGGAGTGCACGCGACGATGCAGTTTTTGTGCAGTCGATAAGGGGCATCCAAAACCTCTAGATAGCAACGAGCCTCAAAACATTGCTCAAGCAGTAAAGATTATGGGCTTAAAACACGTAGTGATTACAAGCCCCACCCGTGATGATCTCTCCGACGGGGGAGCACTGCACTTTTGTAAAACCGTACAGGCAATTAAAGAACTGGACAACTCCATCGTCGTTGAGATACTGATCCCCGATCTACAAGGTGACAGTGAAGCTCTTAAAAAAGTTGCAAACTGCGGTGCAGACATAATTGCTCATAACATTGAAACGATCTCCAGACTCTACCACATTCGAAAAGGTGCTTCATATAACCGCTCACTGGATGTACTAAAAATGTTAAAAGAGTACAATCCAAAAATAGCTACAAAAAGCGGGATCATGGTTGGCCTCGGTGAAAAACGCGAGGAGATTTTAGAGTTGATGCAACACCTCTTAGATGTAGGATGTCAATACTTCAGCATCGGACAGTATCTCCAACCAAGCCAAAAACATGAAAATATAGTAGAATATGTAGAACCAAACGAGTTTGAAGCACTTAAGATCATTGGGCTTGATATGGGGTTTAGATATATACAAAGCTCTCCGTATACAAGAAGTAGTTATATGGCACATCAATATCTGGAGCAGCAAAATGGATAG
- a CDS encoding OprD family outer membrane porin, protein MKLGKISLAAAALLSANLYAIDNLDVSGSASLFYGSDAITYKDSANQKMFNNESSYADLGINVGATVDLTKGVTAGAAFQGVTTLGGLNNVWSGAHPTTGSQVDPVGFFSEAWIAATYGKTTAKVGRQELNTPLVFTSTWNITTNTFEAAVVTNEDIPNTTLMGAWIGTSNGYGDDVNQADNIGNVTSVNGKFNTFGEDNAYVVGVTNNSYAPLTAQAWYYDIRKVAKAYWLQADLDMDGVLAGAQYVNVNSDTDGDATDSAYGLMLGYSMKDVGTVKVAYSSVDDEGTFGVANYATRDQGAGAGSSLYTEMWWWFGTVSQAGADTIALSAETTVSDIDLFLGYYSCDIKPTGSVAGDNNSVDEIAFTASKSFGPVDSTVALVHDRFGYKGGTSTGDMEDYTTFQVYLTYNF, encoded by the coding sequence ATGAAATTAGGTAAAATAAGTTTAGCTGCAGCAGCACTCTTAAGTGCAAATCTATACGCAATTGACAATCTAGATGTAAGTGGAAGCGCAAGTCTTTTTTACGGTTCCGATGCAATAACTTATAAAGATTCTGCTAATCAAAAGATGTTTAACAACGAATCTAGTTATGCTGATTTAGGTATAAACGTTGGTGCAACTGTAGATCTAACAAAAGGAGTGACTGCAGGTGCAGCATTTCAAGGTGTTACTACACTTGGTGGATTAAACAATGTATGGTCTGGTGCTCACCCGACAACAGGTTCGCAAGTAGACCCAGTAGGATTCTTTTCTGAAGCATGGATCGCTGCTACATATGGAAAAACTACAGCAAAAGTTGGACGTCAAGAACTGAATACTCCACTTGTATTTACTTCAACATGGAATATCACTACAAATACTTTTGAAGCAGCAGTAGTAACGAATGAAGATATCCCTAATACTACTTTAATGGGTGCTTGGATAGGTACATCAAACGGTTATGGTGATGATGTTAATCAGGCTGATAACATTGGTAACGTTACTTCAGTAAATGGAAAGTTCAATACTTTCGGTGAAGATAATGCTTATGTAGTTGGTGTTACAAATAACTCTTATGCTCCATTAACTGCACAGGCATGGTACTATGATATAAGAAAAGTAGCTAAGGCTTATTGGTTACAAGCTGACCTAGATATGGACGGTGTACTTGCGGGTGCACAGTATGTAAATGTTAATTCTGATACAGACGGTGATGCAACTGATTCTGCATACGGTTTAATGTTAGGTTATTCAATGAAAGATGTAGGTACTGTAAAAGTTGCATATTCATCTGTAGATGATGAGGGAACTTTTGGTGTAGCTAACTATGCAACACGTGATCAAGGTGCAGGTGCAGGTTCGTCACTTTATACTGAGATGTGGTGGTGGTTTGGAACTGTTAGTCAAGCGGGTGCAGACACTATAGCACTTTCAGCAGAAACAACTGTTTCAGATATCGATCTTTTCTTAGGATATTATAGTTGTGATATCAAACCTACAGGTAGTGTAGCCGGAGATAATAACAGTGTAGACGAGATAGCATTTACTGCTAGTAAATCTTTTGGTCCTGTAGATTCGACTGTAGCTCTTGTGCATGATAGATTCGGATATAAAGGTGGAACTTCTACTGGCGACATGGAAGACTATACGACATTCCAAGTTTATTTAACTTACAATTTCTAA
- a CDS encoding ABC transporter permease, giving the protein MKRFMNLKPSKATALLLGLLPFLIAGLFYIVASDLRLAENPNDKLLPSMASFSEAIDRMAFTPSKRTGEILFLEDTSASLQRLGLGILISAVLAILIGIPLGFIPFIRAGFSPFVAAFSMVPPMAILPILFIIFGMDEISKVALIVIGVTPLIVRDLQQRVSEIPAEQLIKAQTLGGSSWSIVIRVILPQIFPRLLDSVRLTLGTAWIFLISAEAISATEGLGYRIFLVRRYMSMDVILPYVAWITFLAFLFDYLLKKFTYKLFPWYKAGKDNS; this is encoded by the coding sequence ATGAAACGATTTATGAACCTTAAGCCGTCAAAAGCAACGGCACTACTTTTAGGATTATTGCCGTTTTTAATTGCGGGACTGTTCTACATCGTGGCATCGGATCTGCGTTTAGCAGAGAACCCAAATGATAAGCTTTTGCCTTCAATGGCAAGCTTTTCAGAAGCTATTGATAGAATGGCTTTTACACCGAGCAAGCGTACAGGTGAGATTCTATTTTTAGAAGATACTTCTGCTTCGCTGCAACGTCTTGGACTCGGAATCCTCATAAGTGCTGTCTTGGCAATTCTTATCGGTATTCCTTTAGGATTTATTCCTTTTATAAGAGCAGGGTTCTCACCGTTTGTAGCAGCTTTTTCGATGGTGCCGCCAATGGCGATACTACCGATTTTGTTCATTATCTTTGGTATGGATGAGATATCGAAAGTTGCTTTAATCGTAATCGGTGTGACACCGCTTATTGTACGTGATTTACAACAGCGCGTATCTGAAATACCGGCTGAACAGCTTATTAAAGCTCAGACTTTAGGCGGTTCATCTTGGAGCATTGTTATCCGTGTGATATTACCGCAGATCTTTCCAAGACTGCTTGACTCTGTACGTTTAACACTGGGTACGGCATGGATTTTCCTTATCTCTGCAGAAGCGATTTCTGCAACTGAGGGGCTTGGATATCGTATCTTTTTGGTACGCCGTTATATGTCAATGGATGTTATTTTGCCGTATGTTGCATGGATAACTTTTCTAGCATTTTTATTTGATTATCTTTTAAAGAAGTTTACTTATAAGCTTTTCCCTTGGTACAAAGCTGGAAAGGATAACTCATGA
- a CDS encoding ABC transporter ATP-binding protein yields MSLITIKNLWKEYGDNVVLEKINLNIKEGEFCTLVGPSGCGKTTFLKMLLGEETPTKGTFLLDGKPFPDEPSIERGIVFQRYSVFEHLSVLGNVLLSLELKESKLFGRLFGKKRKEAKKIAMEMLEAVGLGDAAYKYPSELSGGMQQRLSIAQSLVVKPKILLLDEPFGALDPGIRADMHTLILDLWRKNNLTVVMVTHDLHESFYLGSRLLVFDKVRYDEQAPNAYGACITYDIPLGSEQETLKEDKSI; encoded by the coding sequence ATGAGTTTAATTACCATCAAAAATCTTTGGAAAGAGTATGGTGACAACGTTGTTCTTGAGAAGATTAATTTAAATATAAAAGAGGGTGAGTTTTGTACCCTTGTAGGACCTTCTGGTTGTGGTAAGACAACTTTTTTAAAGATGCTTTTAGGAGAGGAGACACCGACCAAAGGAACTTTTTTACTTGACGGCAAGCCTTTTCCGGATGAGCCGAGTATAGAAAGAGGAATCGTGTTTCAACGCTATTCTGTTTTTGAGCATTTAAGTGTGCTTGGAAACGTACTGCTTTCATTAGAGTTAAAAGAATCCAAACTGTTTGGAAGACTTTTTGGAAAAAAACGTAAAGAAGCAAAAAAAATAGCAATGGAGATGCTCGAAGCTGTAGGTCTTGGAGATGCAGCTTATAAATATCCGAGTGAACTCTCAGGGGGTATGCAGCAACGTCTTTCAATTGCACAGTCTTTGGTCGTAAAGCCGAAGATACTGCTGCTGGATGAGCCTTTTGGAGCACTTGACCCGGGAATTCGTGCAGATATGCACACACTTATTCTCGATCTTTGGAGAAAAAATAACTTGACTGTAGTTATGGTAACGCATGACTTACATGAAAGTTTTTATCTTGGAAGCCGTTTGTTGGTTTTTGACAAGGTTCGTTACGATGAACAAGCACCTAACGCATATGGTGCCTGCATCACCTACGATATACCTTTAGGTAGTGAGCAAGAGACTCTAAAAGAAGATAAATCAATATAG
- a CDS encoding AAA family ATPase, with protein MENSSYDNSIEEQLNEKIFDQQEAVQALTKSLLQSSLLKSKQKVRALFTFIGLANSGKHYLAQTLLHSDKELQQIKTFNMEQYSGNVSMGMEQFSLPSISAEVTEFVRENPKSILFFEDIEKGDFQTQLALYSLFGGNEKNEVDFSKVIVIMSTTKLGSIVQRQDFKELLQSDPLQAHTYLMEKLAQEFVMVGGVKEEAFDKKLLSLLNEHTVIPFNRLSLSALIKIAARTIHEMSQHFAKDSKLEIEYSNFDKFASLLTLSLSPYINARHIIQKVPELIFTQVYEALKITPDLEQIHFDVLDEAMEFVNNVLKEQHLFIKKISQQHMRITLDWEITKEGKSVTCKIKNAFYAKEKLSILTPDALHVSDIKFTDVAGQQRVKDELLEVLALLKEPQRLKQFDMTPPKGMFLYGPHGMGKKLLARAFANESDMPYIVVSGAELFDAAKIHKAYAQAFAAAPAIVLLEDIDTPGVMGGVISLMSTTPVAEELDILNGSFESPVFTIATLSNVENIPEELSKAGRLDIRIEVPKLDMEARRFFIEEVLKKPHDKKIDVEKVVRYISGLSGNELQRIGQEAALQAARKGLKELTEEILLEQINIIKYGTKLENKQIRDIEKSMAKTAYHEAGHAVLSYFLLPDIKIEQVTVAPRSETLGFVSYHNDDYVDATSKEELFNDVCVLLAGRIAKMEKFGEEGMETGAINDLEVASMQVYAAVALFGMDDEIGYLNVSGVESVYDRKLFSRRIEERMIAWIEEAKHKTQREVKRLWPAIEAVAKKLIKKEVIDGEELKKIINRAMKTK; from the coding sequence ATGGAAAATTCAAGTTATGATAATTCAATCGAAGAGCAATTAAACGAAAAAATTTTTGATCAACAAGAAGCTGTACAAGCACTTACAAAAAGTCTGCTGCAATCCAGTTTGCTAAAATCGAAACAAAAGGTAAGGGCACTTTTTACCTTTATAGGACTTGCAAACAGCGGGAAGCACTATCTTGCACAAACCCTCTTACATTCAGACAAAGAACTCCAACAGATAAAAACATTCAATATGGAACAATACAGCGGCAATGTCTCTATGGGGATGGAACAGTTTTCTCTGCCCTCTATCTCTGCTGAAGTGACAGAGTTCGTCAGAGAAAATCCAAAATCTATACTCTTTTTTGAAGATATTGAAAAAGGGGATTTTCAAACACAGCTGGCTTTATACTCGCTCTTTGGCGGCAACGAAAAGAATGAAGTGGACTTTTCCAAAGTGATTGTAATTATGAGTACGACAAAACTTGGGTCTATTGTACAGAGACAGGATTTTAAAGAGCTTTTACAATCAGATCCGCTTCAAGCACATACCTATCTTATGGAAAAGCTTGCCCAAGAGTTTGTAATGGTCGGTGGTGTAAAAGAGGAGGCATTTGATAAAAAACTGCTTTCACTTTTAAATGAACATACAGTGATCCCCTTTAACCGTCTTTCTCTTTCAGCGTTAATCAAAATTGCTGCAAGGACAATACATGAGATGTCGCAACATTTTGCAAAAGATTCCAAGCTTGAGATCGAGTATTCAAACTTTGACAAGTTTGCATCTTTGTTGACACTCTCACTCTCACCCTATATAAATGCAAGACATATCATACAAAAAGTGCCGGAGCTTATCTTTACACAGGTATATGAAGCACTCAAAATTACCCCTGATCTAGAACAGATCCATTTCGATGTCTTAGATGAGGCTATGGAGTTTGTAAACAATGTGCTGAAAGAGCAGCACCTTTTCATTAAGAAGATCTCTCAGCAGCATATGCGTATCACTTTGGATTGGGAGATCACAAAAGAGGGTAAAAGTGTAACGTGTAAGATCAAAAACGCTTTTTATGCAAAAGAGAAGCTCTCTATCTTAACTCCCGATGCTTTACATGTTTCGGACATCAAGTTTACTGATGTTGCAGGACAACAAAGGGTGAAAGATGAGCTGCTAGAAGTGCTTGCTCTTTTAAAAGAGCCTCAGCGCTTAAAGCAGTTCGATATGACACCTCCAAAGGGGATGTTCTTATACGGCCCTCACGGTATGGGGAAAAAGCTTTTAGCCCGTGCTTTTGCTAATGAGAGTGATATGCCGTACATTGTTGTAAGCGGTGCGGAACTTTTTGATGCAGCTAAGATACATAAAGCATATGCACAGGCTTTTGCCGCAGCTCCTGCGATCGTGCTTTTAGAAGATATAGATACACCGGGAGTAATGGGCGGAGTGATTTCGCTGATGAGTACCACTCCTGTTGCAGAGGAACTGGATATTTTAAACGGTAGTTTTGAATCACCAGTTTTTACGATAGCAACGCTTAGCAATGTTGAAAATATCCCTGAAGAGCTTAGCAAAGCGGGACGTTTAGACATACGCATAGAGGTACCGAAACTCGATATGGAAGCAAGACGCTTTTTCATTGAAGAGGTGCTCAAAAAACCGCATGACAAAAAGATAGATGTAGAGAAAGTTGTTCGCTACATATCCGGTCTTAGCGGAAACGAACTCCAGCGTATAGGGCAAGAAGCTGCCTTGCAGGCTGCGCGAAAAGGGCTTAAAGAACTCACGGAAGAGATCCTTTTAGAGCAAATTAATATTATAAAATATGGAACTAAATTAGAGAACAAACAGATACGAGATATTGAGAAGTCTATGGCAAAAACAGCGTACCATGAAGCGGGGCACGCAGTGCTCTCTTACTTCTTACTGCCGGATATAAAAATAGAGCAGGTGACGGTTGCACCAAGAAGCGAGACCTTGGGATTTGTCTCTTACCATAATGACGACTATGTCGATGCAACCTCAAAAGAAGAACTTTTTAATGATGTATGTGTGCTTTTAGCTGGGCGTATAGCGAAAATGGAAAAGTTTGGTGAAGAGGGGATGGAAACCGGAGCTATTAATGATCTAGAAGTTGCCAGCATGCAGGTGTATGCTGCCGTTGCTCTTTTTGGGATGGATGATGAGATCGGCTACCTCAATGTAAGCGGTGTTGAATCAGTCTATGATAGAAAACTTTTCTCAAGACGGATAGAAGAGCGTATGATAGCCTGGATCGAAGAAGCGAAACATAAAACCCAAAGAGAGGTAAAACGCTTATGGCCTGCCATTGAAGCGGTTGCAAAAAAACTCATTAAAAAAGAGGTGATCGACGGTGAGGAACTCAAAAAAATCATTAACAGAGCTATGAAAACAAAATAG
- a CDS encoding putative urea ABC transporter substrate-binding protein, whose protein sequence is MKPFFKSTSKLLVAATLVMGLGTSSLMAEVKNKFTVSWTIYVGWMPWDYAQQKGIVDKWAKKYGIEIDLVQVNDYIESINQYTNGKFDGCLMTNMDALTIPAAGGVDSTAVIMGDFSNGNDGIILKGKKSLAEIKGQNVNLVELSVSHYLLARGLESVGMSERDVKVVNTSDADMVAAYSSSDVTSLVTWNPQLSEIMSMKDANLVFDSSKIPGEIIDMLVVNTETLNDNPKLAKALTGAWFEVMALMKKGDTKALTFMAEASGTDLAGYKSQLNSTKMFYDASEAVEFADSDALPKTMKKVSEFSYDHGLLGEGAPNAEFIGVEFPNGKTFGDPSNIKLRFIDTYVKMAAEGKL, encoded by the coding sequence ATGAAGCCTTTCTTTAAATCTACATCAAAACTATTAGTTGCCGCAACACTTGTAATGGGTTTAGGTACATCATCGCTTATGGCAGAAGTAAAAAACAAGTTTACAGTTTCTTGGACTATTTATGTTGGTTGGATGCCATGGGATTATGCTCAGCAAAAAGGCATAGTTGACAAATGGGCTAAAAAATACGGTATAGAAATTGATCTTGTTCAAGTAAACGATTATATTGAATCGATCAATCAATACACTAACGGAAAATTTGACGGTTGTCTTATGACAAATATGGATGCTTTAACTATTCCTGCTGCAGGTGGAGTTGATTCTACAGCAGTAATTATGGGTGACTTCTCAAACGGAAATGACGGAATCATCTTAAAAGGTAAAAAGAGTTTAGCTGAGATCAAAGGTCAAAATGTAAACCTTGTTGAACTTTCTGTTTCTCATTATCTTTTAGCACGTGGTTTAGAGAGTGTTGGTATGAGTGAGCGTGATGTTAAAGTTGTAAATACGTCTGATGCAGATATGGTTGCAGCTTATTCATCTTCAGATGTAACATCATTAGTTACATGGAATCCTCAATTAAGTGAAATTATGTCAATGAAAGATGCAAACCTTGTATTTGATTCAAGCAAAATTCCGGGTGAAATTATTGATATGTTAGTAGTAAACACTGAGACACTAAATGATAATCCAAAACTTGCTAAAGCTTTAACAGGTGCATGGTTTGAAGTGATGGCATTAATGAAAAAAGGCGATACTAAAGCTTTAACTTTCATGGCTGAAGCATCAGGTACAGATTTAGCAGGATATAAAAGTCAATTAAACTCTACAAAAATGTTCTACGATGCGAGTGAAGCTGTAGAGTTTGCAGATAGTGATGCATTACCAAAAACAATGAAAAAAGTGAGTGAATTCTCATATGATCATGGTCTTCTTGGAGAAGGTGCACCAAATGCAGAGTTTATAGGTGTTGAATTTCCAAACGGTAAAACGTTCGGTGATCCAAGCAACATTAAATTACGTTTTATAGATACATATGTAAAAATGGCTGCTGAAGGGAAACTGTAA
- a CDS encoding lipoate--protein ligase family protein: MKTIIQKIRLLDTTAANASYNMAVDEALLQSSIESNTPVLRIYEWKNALSFGRFNNINDTLNLKMVEAKNISYARRLTGGGVLVHGGDISYSLIIPQSVVSALGVKESYRYLCSFLLNFYKKLGLDAKFAQDANLSISKSNICTASNEPYDITIDGKKIGGNAQRYSKNTLFQHGSIPLTIDTKLFEKLFLEDPKLGDINTLEKLDIFSSKDELKKLMIHSFIESFNSELIPDRFSEQELHLINELQKRKYDTYSWNIDAVHV, encoded by the coding sequence ATGAAAACCATTATACAAAAAATTCGTTTATTAGATACCACTGCAGCAAATGCTTCATACAATATGGCCGTAGATGAGGCACTACTACAAAGCTCCATAGAGAGTAATACTCCTGTTTTAAGAATATACGAGTGGAAAAATGCATTGAGTTTTGGACGTTTTAACAATATAAACGATACTCTGAATCTTAAAATGGTGGAGGCTAAAAATATCTCTTATGCACGGCGCCTAACGGGTGGCGGGGTGCTAGTTCACGGAGGGGATATATCTTATTCGTTAATAATACCGCAAAGCGTAGTAAGCGCTCTTGGTGTCAAGGAGAGTTACAGATACCTTTGCAGTTTTTTGCTTAACTTTTATAAAAAATTAGGCTTGGATGCCAAGTTTGCCCAAGATGCAAATCTAAGTATCTCAAAGTCCAACATTTGCACCGCTTCCAATGAGCCTTACGATATCACTATAGATGGAAAAAAGATTGGCGGTAACGCGCAAAGATACAGTAAAAACACTCTTTTTCAACACGGCTCAATTCCACTCACTATAGATACGAAACTTTTTGAAAAGCTCTTTTTAGAAGATCCGAAACTAGGAGATATAAATACATTGGAAAAGCTTGATATATTTTCAAGTAAAGATGAATTAAAAAAACTAATGATACACTCGTTTATAGAAAGTTTTAATTCGGAACTTATACCGGATCGATTTAGTGAGCAAGAACTACACCTAATAAATGAGTTGCAAAAGAGAAAATATGACACTTATAGTTGGAATATAGATGCAGTACACGTTTAA